From the genome of Phalacrocorax aristotelis chromosome 15, bGulAri2.1, whole genome shotgun sequence, one region includes:
- the MLEC gene encoding malectin has product MVGAGARGAPLPPPSLLPLLLLLLPPLLRGAAGGLADSVVWAVNAGGDAHVDVNGIHFRKDPLEGRVGRASDYGMKLPILRSNAEDQILYQTERYNEETFGYEVPIKEEGDYVLVLKFAEVYFAQSQQKVFDVRLNGHVVVKDLDIFDRVGHSTAHDEIIPMSIKKGKLSVQGEVSTFTGKLHIEFVKGYYDNPKICALYILQGTVEDVPKLQPHPGLEKKEEDDDEDEYDDGSSVKKQANKNRVQSGPRTPNPYASDNSSLMFPILVAFGVFIPTLFCLCRL; this is encoded by the exons ATGGTGGGCGCCGGGGCGCGCGGggcgccgctgccgccgccctccctgctgccgctgctcctcctgctgctgccgccgctgctgcgGGGTGCGGCGGGCGGCCTCGCCGACAGTGTTGTCTGGGCCGTCAACGCGGGCGGCGATGCCCATGTGGACGTGAACGGCATCCACTTCCGCAAGGACCCGCTCGAGGGCCGCGTGGGCCGAG CTTCTGACTACGGTATGAAGCTGCCAATCTTGCGGTCCAATGCGGAAGATCAGATTCTGTACCAGACCGAGCGTTACAATGAGGAGACGTTTGGCTATGAAGTTCCCATCAAAGAGGAGGGTGACTATGTGCTGGTGCTGAAGTTTGCAGAGGTCTATTTTGCGCAGTCTCAACAGAAG GTATTTGATGTTCGCTTGAATGGCCATGTGGTGGTGAAGGACTTGGACATTTTTGACAGAGTTGGACACAGCACAGCTCATGATGAGATCATTCCCATGAGTATCAAAAAGGGCAAACTGAGTGTCCAGGGAGAGGTTTCCACGTTTACGGGGAAGCTCCACATTGAGTTTGTAAAG GGCTACTATGACAATCCGAAAATCTGTGCCCTATACATTCTGCAAGGAACAGTGGAAG ATGTTCCAAAGCTGCAGCCACACCCGGGTCtggagaaaaaagaggaagatgatgatgaagatGAATATGATGATGGCTCCAGTGTTAAAAAACAGGCAAATAAGAACCGGGTTCAGTCAGGCCCACGCACACCAAACCCCTATGCCTCGGACAACAGCAGCCTCATGTTTCCTATATTGGTGGCCTTTGGTGTCTTCATTCCTAccctcttctgcctctgccGATTGTGA